The Agromyces mariniharenae genome includes a window with the following:
- a CDS encoding SDR family oxidoreductase — protein sequence MRVLVTGATGYIGGRLVPRLIGSGHDVRVLVRQPERLRDVPWAASVEVVAGDLGDRAAVDRAMDGVEVVYYLVHSMGGRGDFESVELAIARNVAASAREHGVGRIVYLGGLHPEGVRLSRHLRSRAEVGEVLLRSGVPTIVLQAGVIIGSGSTSFEMIRHLTEVLPYMPAPRWVRSRIQPIAVRDVLHYLIRATEVPAEVNRAFDIGGPDVYRYGQLMNGYAVEAGLPQRPIAALPVLTPWLAGQWVNLVTPIPRRLAIPIIESLQYDCVMRDHDIDAVIPPPAEGLLPYRTAVRLALERERAGEVETSWRNAQVLGAPSDPLPSDPEWAGHTVYVDEREQRSTAPAADVWRVIEGVGGENGWYSFPLLWAIRGWIDRLFGGVGLQRGRRDADELHVGDAVDFWRVEAIDRGRFLRLRAEMRVPGRAWLELSTNDVDGGSDYGQRAVFFPKGLSGRLYWWAIVPFHDVIFSGMANRITAEAEAATRARERGR from the coding sequence GTGCGAGTGCTCGTGACCGGCGCGACCGGCTACATCGGCGGTCGCCTGGTGCCTCGGCTGATCGGCTCGGGCCACGACGTGCGGGTGCTCGTGCGGCAGCCCGAGCGGCTGCGCGACGTGCCGTGGGCGGCATCCGTCGAGGTCGTGGCCGGCGACCTCGGCGACCGGGCCGCCGTCGACCGTGCGATGGACGGCGTCGAGGTCGTTTACTACCTCGTGCACTCGATGGGCGGTCGCGGCGACTTCGAGTCGGTCGAGCTCGCCATCGCACGGAACGTGGCGGCCTCTGCCCGCGAGCACGGCGTCGGCCGCATCGTGTACCTCGGCGGCCTGCACCCCGAGGGCGTGCGCCTGTCGCGGCACCTGCGCTCGCGCGCCGAGGTGGGAGAGGTCCTGCTCCGCTCGGGCGTGCCGACGATCGTGCTGCAGGCGGGCGTCATCATCGGGTCGGGCTCGACGTCGTTCGAGATGATCCGCCACCTCACCGAGGTGCTGCCCTACATGCCGGCGCCGCGGTGGGTGCGCAGTCGCATCCAGCCCATCGCCGTGCGCGACGTGCTGCACTACCTGATCCGCGCGACCGAGGTGCCCGCCGAGGTGAACCGGGCGTTCGACATCGGCGGCCCCGACGTGTACCGCTACGGCCAGCTCATGAACGGCTACGCCGTCGAGGCCGGGCTGCCGCAGCGGCCGATCGCGGCGCTGCCGGTGCTCACGCCGTGGCTCGCGGGGCAGTGGGTGAACCTCGTGACGCCGATCCCGCGACGGCTCGCGATCCCGATCATCGAGTCGCTGCAGTACGACTGCGTCATGCGCGACCACGACATCGACGCGGTCATCCCGCCGCCCGCCGAGGGACTGCTGCCGTACCGCACGGCGGTGCGGCTCGCGCTCGAGCGCGAGCGGGCGGGCGAGGTGGAGACGAGCTGGCGCAACGCCCAGGTGCTCGGGGCGCCGAGCGACCCGCTGCCGAGCGATCCCGAGTGGGCGGGGCACACCGTCTACGTCGACGAGCGCGAGCAGCGCTCGACGGCCCCGGCCGCCGACGTCTGGCGCGTCATCGAGGGCGTCGGCGGCGAGAACGGGTGGTACTCGTTCCCGCTGCTGTGGGCGATCCGCGGCTGGATCGACAGGCTCTTCGGCGGCGTCGGGCTGCAGCGCGGGCGCCGTGACGCCGACGAGCTGCACGTGGGCGATGCGGTGGACTTCTGGCGCGTCGAGGCGATCGACCGGGGCAGGTTCCTGCGGCTCCGCGCCGAGATGCGCGTGCCGGGCCGGGCCTGGCTCGAGCTCTCGACGAACGACGTCGACGGCGGGTCCGACTACGGCCAGCGCGCGGTGTTCTTCCCGAAGGGCCTCTCGGGGCGCCTGTACTGGTGGGCGATCGTGCCGTTCCACGACGTCATCTTCTCGGGCATGGCGAACCGCATCACGGCCGAGGCGGAGGCCGCGACGCGGGCCCGCGAACGGGGGAGGTAA
- the mmuM gene encoding homocysteine S-methyltransferase, which yields MPRRTPADALADGPLVLDGGLGTRLAERGADVSSALWSAAVLADRPELVLDVHREYLAAGADVVISASYQVSHDGFARAGLDRATTDAMLARSVELARRACEEAERGFVAASVGPYGATLGDGSEYRDLGLGVAELRAWHHDRLRVLADAAPDLLAIETVASLAEVEAIIAELDGVGVPAWVSVTPADGRLRSGEPLAEALAIAAASDDVLAVGVNCCPPDEVTDAIVAARSATSKPIVVYPNSGERWDAATRTWHGSGAFPEALVREWRDAGAALIGGCCRTGPDDVRTVARVLEQGR from the coding sequence ATGCCGCGTCGAACGCCGGCCGACGCCCTCGCCGACGGGCCGCTCGTGCTCGACGGCGGCCTCGGCACGCGCCTCGCCGAGCGCGGCGCCGACGTGTCGTCAGCGCTCTGGAGCGCCGCCGTGCTCGCCGACCGCCCCGAGCTCGTGCTCGACGTGCACCGCGAGTACCTCGCCGCCGGCGCGGACGTCGTGATCTCGGCCTCCTATCAGGTCTCCCACGACGGCTTCGCGCGAGCCGGCCTCGATCGGGCCACGACCGACGCGATGCTCGCCCGCAGCGTCGAGCTCGCCCGCCGCGCCTGCGAGGAGGCGGAGCGCGGGTTCGTCGCGGCATCCGTCGGCCCCTACGGCGCGACACTCGGCGACGGCTCGGAGTACCGCGACCTCGGGCTCGGAGTCGCGGAGCTCCGCGCATGGCACCACGACCGGCTGCGGGTACTCGCCGACGCGGCGCCCGACCTGCTCGCGATCGAGACCGTGGCGTCGCTCGCCGAGGTCGAGGCGATCATCGCCGAGCTCGACGGCGTCGGCGTGCCCGCGTGGGTGTCCGTCACCCCGGCCGACGGGCGGCTGCGCAGCGGCGAGCCGCTCGCCGAGGCGCTCGCGATCGCGGCCGCGAGCGACGACGTGCTCGCGGTGGGCGTCAACTGCTGCCCGCCCGACGAGGTGACCGACGCGATCGTCGCGGCGCGCTCGGCCACGTCGAAGCCGATCGTCGTCTACCCGAACAGCGGCGAGCGGTGGGATGCCGCGACCCGCACCTGGCACGGCAGCGGCGCGTTCCCCGAAGCCCTCGTGCGAGAGTGGCGCGATGCGGGCGCCGCGCTCATCGGCGGTTGCTGCCGCACCGGGCCCGACGACGTCCGCACCGTCGCCCGGGTCCTGGAGCAGGGCCGGTAA
- a CDS encoding O-acetyl-ADP-ribose deacetylase has translation MPHIELVMGDITAERVDAIVNAANSSLLGGGGVDGAIHRAGGPQILEECRALRATVLPDGLPTGDAVATGAGRLAARWVVHAVGPVWPGPGAEADARRLLLASAYRNSARVAHELGAASVAFPAISAGIYGWPADDAALVALETSAGAEAAPALVRFVLFSDRMHDEFRAAAERLGLDLG, from the coding sequence ATGCCGCACATCGAGCTCGTCATGGGAGACATCACCGCGGAGCGCGTCGACGCGATCGTGAACGCCGCCAACTCGAGCCTGCTCGGCGGTGGGGGCGTCGACGGGGCCATCCACCGGGCCGGCGGGCCGCAGATCCTCGAGGAGTGCCGCGCCCTGCGGGCGACCGTGCTCCCCGACGGGCTGCCCACGGGCGACGCGGTGGCCACCGGCGCGGGCCGGCTCGCCGCGCGCTGGGTCGTGCACGCGGTGGGTCCGGTCTGGCCCGGACCGGGTGCGGAGGCCGACGCCCGGCGCCTGCTGCTCGCGTCGGCCTACCGCAACTCGGCGCGCGTCGCGCACGAGCTCGGCGCGGCATCCGTCGCCTTCCCGGCCATCTCGGCCGGCATCTACGGCTGGCCGGCCGACGACGCCGCGCTCGTCGCGCTCGAGACCAGTGCCGGTGCGGAGGCCGCACCCGCCCTCGTGCGGTTCGTGCTGTTCTCCGACCGCATGCACGACGAGTTCCGCGCCGCAGCCGAACGCCTCGGGCTCGACCTGGGCTGA
- a CDS encoding aldehyde dehydrogenase family protein codes for MSFLEYAPAPESRAILDLRDRYGLFIDGEFVDGRGTPFQTISPATEERIAEIANANEADVADAVAAARRAYDRTWSRMSGRDRGKYLFRIARLVQERARELAVAESLDNGKPIKESRDVDVPLVAAWFFYYAGWADKLDHAGLGANPRSLGVAAQVIPWNFPLLMLAWKIAPALAAGNTVVLKPAETTPLTALIFAEILQQADLPPGVVNIITGAGDTGAALVSAEGVDKVAFTGSTAVGRAIAKEIAGTDKKATLELGGKAANIVFDDAPIDQAIEGIVNGIFFNQGHVCCAGSRLLVQENIHDEVVERLKLRLSTLRLGDPLDKNTDIGAINSKEQLERIRELSDIGVAEGADRWSAPCEIPENGFWYAPTIFTGVQTSSRIAREEIFGPVLSVLTFRTPAEAIAKANNTPYGLSAGIWTDKGSRILAVADQLRAGVIWANTFNRFDPSSPFGGYKESGYGREGGRHGLAAYLSPAPIGQAALSRPASRAAVEQADAAAAPKGRRAVRSSARTTKNATKGSKR; via the coding sequence ATGAGCTTCCTCGAATACGCTCCCGCGCCCGAATCGCGCGCGATCCTCGACCTGCGCGACCGCTACGGCCTCTTCATCGACGGCGAGTTCGTCGACGGCCGCGGCACGCCCTTCCAGACCATCTCGCCCGCGACCGAGGAGCGCATCGCCGAGATCGCGAACGCGAACGAGGCGGATGTCGCCGACGCCGTCGCCGCGGCCCGGCGCGCCTACGACCGCACCTGGTCGCGCATGAGCGGCCGCGACCGCGGCAAGTACCTGTTCCGCATCGCCCGCCTCGTGCAGGAGCGCGCGCGGGAGCTCGCCGTGGCCGAGTCGCTCGACAACGGCAAGCCCATCAAGGAGTCGCGCGACGTCGACGTGCCGCTCGTGGCCGCGTGGTTCTTCTACTACGCAGGCTGGGCCGACAAGCTCGACCACGCGGGCCTCGGCGCGAACCCCCGCTCGCTCGGCGTCGCCGCGCAGGTCATCCCGTGGAACTTCCCGCTGCTCATGCTCGCGTGGAAGATCGCGCCCGCGCTCGCCGCGGGCAACACCGTGGTGCTGAAGCCGGCCGAGACCACGCCGCTCACGGCGCTGATCTTCGCCGAGATCCTGCAGCAGGCCGACCTGCCGCCCGGCGTCGTGAACATCATCACGGGCGCGGGCGACACGGGCGCCGCGCTGGTGTCGGCCGAGGGCGTCGACAAGGTCGCGTTCACGGGCTCGACCGCCGTGGGCCGCGCGATCGCCAAGGAGATCGCCGGCACCGACAAGAAGGCGACGCTCGAGCTCGGCGGCAAGGCCGCGAACATCGTGTTCGACGACGCGCCCATCGACCAGGCGATCGAGGGCATCGTCAACGGCATCTTCTTCAACCAGGGCCACGTGTGCTGCGCCGGCTCGCGGCTGCTCGTGCAGGAGAACATCCACGACGAGGTCGTCGAGCGGCTGAAGCTGCGCCTGTCGACGCTGCGACTCGGCGACCCGCTCGACAAGAACACCGACATCGGAGCGATCAACTCGAAGGAGCAGCTCGAGCGCATCCGCGAGCTCTCCGACATCGGCGTCGCCGAAGGCGCCGACCGGTGGAGCGCGCCGTGCGAGATCCCCGAGAACGGCTTCTGGTACGCGCCGACCATCTTCACGGGCGTGCAGACGTCGAGCCGCATCGCGCGCGAGGAGATCTTCGGCCCGGTGCTGTCGGTGCTCACGTTCCGCACGCCGGCCGAGGCGATCGCCAAGGCGAACAACACCCCCTACGGCCTGTCGGCGGGCATCTGGACCGACAAGGGCAGCCGCATCCTCGCGGTCGCCGACCAGCTGCGCGCGGGCGTGATCTGGGCGAACACGTTCAACCGGTTCGACCCGTCGAGCCCGTTCGGCGGCTACAAGGAGTCGGGCTACGGGCGTGAGGGTGGCCGCCACGGCCTCGCCGCGTACCTGTCGCCGGCCCCGATCGGCCAGGCGGCGCTGTCGCGTCCCGCGTCGCGCGCTGCGGTCGAGCAGGCGGATGCCGCGGCCGCGCCGAAGGGCCGCCGGGCCGTCCGCTCCTCCGCCCGAACGACCAAGAACGCGACGAAGGGATCGAAGCGATGA
- a CDS encoding glycerophosphodiester phosphodiesterase, with amino-acid sequence MTRTLRRAVRISCALVGTVATAALLIVAATPTTASAVDVFGALRLPGEAAFIVGHRGDRAEAPENTMPSLELAMDDLAFVETDVQLSRDGVPVLFHDITLERITGDRRTVGDLDLAALRRLDVGEWYGRDHAGERMPTLDEFLAALAERETARALVELKADWRPDQVRRVVDLVERHELRGRVVLQSFSLETLFSVQQVSPTTPRIMLIRELPADPVPLAERLGVIGFGTTAASVTDVPGALDAAHAAGIAVLCYTLNSHERWEEVSALGVDGIITDQPSELDEWLAVTAPGT; translated from the coding sequence GTGACCCGAACCCTCCGCCGCGCCGTGCGCATCTCCTGCGCGCTCGTCGGCACCGTCGCGACCGCTGCCCTGCTCATCGTCGCCGCGACGCCCACCACCGCCTCGGCCGTCGACGTGTTCGGGGCGCTCCGTCTCCCCGGCGAGGCGGCCTTCATCGTCGGTCACCGCGGCGACCGCGCCGAGGCCCCCGAGAACACGATGCCCTCGCTCGAGCTCGCGATGGACGACCTCGCGTTCGTCGAGACCGACGTGCAGCTGAGCCGCGACGGCGTGCCCGTGCTGTTCCACGACATCACGCTCGAGCGGATCACCGGCGACCGGCGCACCGTCGGCGACCTCGACCTCGCCGCGCTCCGACGGCTCGACGTCGGCGAGTGGTACGGGCGGGACCACGCGGGGGAGCGGATGCCCACGCTCGACGAGTTCCTCGCCGCGCTCGCCGAGCGCGAGACCGCGCGTGCCCTCGTCGAGCTGAAGGCCGACTGGCGTCCCGACCAGGTGCGCCGGGTCGTCGACCTCGTCGAGCGGCACGAGCTGCGCGGCCGCGTCGTGCTGCAGAGCTTCAGCCTCGAGACGCTGTTCTCCGTGCAGCAGGTGTCGCCGACGACCCCGCGCATCATGCTCATCCGCGAGCTGCCCGCCGACCCCGTGCCCCTCGCCGAGCGGCTCGGGGTGATCGGATTCGGGACCACTGCGGCATCCGTCACCGACGTGCCCGGCGCGCTCGACGCCGCCCACGCGGCCGGCATCGCGGTGCTCTGCTACACGCTGAACTCGCACGAGCGGTGGGAGGAGGTGAGCGCGCTCGGCGTCGACGGCATCATCACCGACCAGCCGAGCGAGCTCGACGAGTGGCTCGCGGTCACCGCGCCCGGCACCTGA
- a CDS encoding metal-sensitive transcriptional regulator, with translation MIDDIKKRALHRTKIIEGQLRGIEKMIENDDYCVDIITLSLAVQKSLGSLNKLLVENHLRTHVTEMYEAGGEQRDAAVAELLRIFELSNNRG, from the coding sequence GTGATCGATGACATCAAGAAGCGCGCCCTGCACCGCACCAAGATCATCGAGGGCCAGCTGCGCGGCATCGAGAAGATGATCGAGAACGACGACTACTGCGTCGACATCATCACGCTGTCCTTGGCAGTGCAGAAGTCGCTCGGCTCCCTCAACAAGCTCCTCGTCGAGAATCACCTCCGCACGCACGTGACCGAGATGTACGAGGCGGGCGGCGAGCAGCGCGACGCCGCGGTCGCCGAGCTGCTGCGCATCTTCGAGCTGTCGAACAACCGGGGGTAG
- a CDS encoding DUF2207 domain-containing protein encodes MLGPLVRAAAAAVVAAVLVAAPALGASAATRATAPGGTSDDAASAPVAAVPTGVDDFTFASFDAVFELSRDEDRRSVLVTTETLVAVFPEYDQNRGIRRAIPLDYDGHPTDIRVESVTDEAGTPRPYEVAEDEEGVFLLITIAADDYVHGEQTYVIRYRQQNVTLEPDDAPIDEFYWDVNGTGWAQPFGRVRAEVRMSPDVADGMNGDTACYRGWYGSGTPCESLTITDDDPPVVIAEAAALGPYENLTVAIGFDQGTFEPRDSSFAASPAAIAGAVAAGLTGLALVTAVVLRATRWRSHPGRGTIIAQYEPPDGVSAMVAADLVRHPEKGVTATILERAVAGELRVVETGRKKYAVEFVGGEPGDAHARSVVSALFRGGPVPGATRQLKSSDTALGRRLLSIRQSVAKGVVRSGLRRKPDPGLRVLLAVGAIAAATLSVVLGIFAIDDRRGGAWPAILFILAIVAALVTVVLVGNVRPLTERGREFRDHLEGLRLYIRLAEADRLRVLQSPSGALRVERPAAASLASRASTDAAITTDAATATATATATAPLDPAVVLKLNERLLPYAVLFGLEREWSRVLADLYEARGEEPTWYSGRSGFDAGSFGIAVSSFSSASSTSWSGSSSSSSSSGSSGGGSSGGGGGGGGGGGV; translated from the coding sequence ATGCTGGGACCCCTCGTGAGGGCCGCCGCTGCGGCCGTCGTCGCCGCCGTGCTCGTGGCGGCTCCCGCCCTCGGGGCGTCGGCCGCGACGCGAGCGACGGCCCCGGGCGGCACGTCCGACGACGCGGCATCCGCCCCCGTGGCCGCCGTGCCCACGGGCGTCGACGACTTCACGTTCGCCTCGTTCGACGCGGTGTTCGAGCTGAGCCGCGACGAGGACCGGCGATCAGTGCTCGTGACGACCGAGACGCTCGTGGCGGTGTTCCCCGAGTACGACCAGAACCGCGGCATCCGGCGGGCGATCCCGCTCGACTACGACGGGCATCCCACCGACATCCGGGTCGAGTCGGTGACCGACGAGGCGGGCACGCCGCGCCCGTACGAGGTCGCCGAGGACGAGGAGGGCGTGTTCCTGCTCATCACGATCGCGGCCGACGACTACGTGCACGGCGAGCAGACCTACGTCATCCGCTACCGCCAGCAGAACGTCACGCTCGAGCCCGACGACGCCCCGATCGACGAGTTCTACTGGGACGTCAACGGCACCGGATGGGCGCAGCCGTTCGGCCGGGTGCGCGCCGAGGTGCGGATGTCGCCCGACGTGGCCGACGGAATGAACGGCGACACCGCGTGCTACCGAGGCTGGTACGGCTCGGGCACGCCGTGCGAGTCGTTGACGATCACCGACGACGACCCACCGGTCGTGATCGCCGAGGCCGCGGCGCTCGGGCCGTACGAGAACCTCACGGTCGCGATCGGCTTCGACCAGGGGACGTTCGAGCCGCGCGACTCGTCGTTCGCGGCCTCGCCGGCGGCGATCGCGGGGGCCGTCGCGGCCGGGCTCACCGGGCTCGCACTCGTTACCGCGGTCGTGCTTCGCGCCACGCGCTGGCGCAGCCACCCCGGACGCGGCACCATCATCGCCCAGTACGAGCCGCCCGATGGCGTGAGCGCCATGGTCGCCGCCGACCTCGTGCGGCATCCAGAGAAGGGCGTCACGGCCACGATCCTCGAGCGCGCGGTCGCCGGCGAGCTGCGCGTCGTCGAGACCGGACGCAAGAAGTACGCCGTGGAGTTCGTGGGCGGCGAGCCCGGGGACGCGCACGCGCGCTCCGTCGTCTCCGCGCTGTTCCGCGGCGGCCCGGTCCCGGGAGCGACCCGGCAGCTGAAGTCGAGCGACACCGCGCTCGGGCGGCGCCTCCTCTCCATCCGCCAGTCCGTCGCGAAGGGCGTGGTGCGCTCCGGCCTGCGGCGCAAGCCCGATCCCGGGTTGCGGGTGCTCCTCGCCGTGGGCGCGATCGCCGCCGCCACGCTCAGCGTGGTGCTCGGCATCTTCGCGATCGACGACCGCCGCGGCGGGGCATGGCCGGCGATCCTCTTCATCCTCGCGATCGTGGCCGCGCTCGTGACCGTCGTGCTCGTCGGGAACGTGCGGCCGCTCACCGAGCGCGGCCGGGAGTTCCGCGACCACCTCGAGGGCCTGCGGCTCTACATCCGACTCGCCGAGGCCGACCGGCTGCGCGTGCTGCAGAGCCCGAGCGGCGCGCTGCGCGTCGAGCGGCCGGCCGCGGCATCCCTTGCGTCGCGCGCGTCGACGGATGCCGCGATCACGACGGATGCCGCGACGGCCACCGCGACCGCCACGGCCACCGCGCCCCTCGACCCCGCCGTCGTCCTGAAGCTCAACGAGCGCCTGCTGCCGTACGCGGTGCTGTTCGGACTCGAGCGGGAGTGGAGCCGCGTGCTCGCCGACCTCTACGAGGCGCGCGGCGAGGAGCCGACGTGGTACTCGGGCCGGAGCGGCTTCGACGCGGGATCGTTCGGCATCGCGGTGTCGTCGTTCTCGTCGGCGTCGAGCACCTCGTGGTCGGGCTCGAGCTCGAGCTCGTCGTCGAGCGGCTCGTCGGGCGGCGGCTCGTCGGGCGGCGGCGGCGGAGGCGGCGGAGGCGGCGGAGTCTGA
- the deoC gene encoding deoxyribose-phosphate aldolase, which produces MSGTSLVTARERALAVLGGEPDDATLGRYLHGISGVDAVGLEQRAASLATRSIKTSSKRWALDKIITLIDLTTLEGADTPGKVRSLVAKAMTPDPSDATTPRVAAVCVYGDMVPFAIDALGSVHGDPDDGLISVAAVATAFPSGRSSLEIKLADTAEAVAAGADEIDMVIDRGAFLAGRYGEVFDQIAAVKEACRRPDGTSASLKVILETGELVTYDNVRRASWLSILAGGDFIKTSTGKVQPAATLPVTLLMLEVVRDWHLMTGQRIGVKPAGGIRASKDAIRYLVTVAETVGEEWLVPHLFRFGASSLLNDVLLQRQKMTTGHYSGPDYVTID; this is translated from the coding sequence ATGTCAGGCACCTCCCTCGTCACCGCCCGGGAGCGCGCGCTCGCCGTGCTCGGCGGCGAACCCGACGACGCCACGCTCGGGCGCTACCTGCACGGCATCTCGGGCGTCGACGCCGTCGGCCTCGAGCAGCGCGCCGCGTCGCTCGCCACCCGCTCGATCAAGACCTCGTCCAAGCGCTGGGCGCTCGACAAGATCATCACGCTCATCGACCTCACGACGCTCGAGGGCGCCGACACCCCCGGCAAGGTGCGCTCGCTCGTCGCCAAGGCGATGACCCCCGACCCGTCGGATGCCACGACCCCGCGCGTCGCCGCGGTGTGCGTGTACGGCGACATGGTGCCGTTCGCGATCGACGCGCTCGGCTCGGTGCACGGCGACCCCGACGACGGCCTCATCTCGGTCGCGGCCGTGGCCACCGCGTTCCCGAGCGGCCGCTCGTCGCTCGAGATCAAGCTCGCCGACACGGCCGAGGCCGTCGCCGCGGGTGCCGACGAGATCGACATGGTCATCGACCGGGGCGCATTCCTCGCCGGCCGCTACGGCGAGGTGTTCGACCAGATCGCCGCCGTCAAGGAGGCGTGCCGCCGGCCCGACGGCACGAGCGCGAGCCTCAAGGTGATCCTCGAGACCGGCGAGCTCGTGACGTACGACAACGTGCGCCGCGCGTCGTGGCTCTCGATCCTCGCGGGCGGCGACTTCATCAAGACCTCCACGGGCAAGGTGCAGCCGGCGGCCACGCTCCCGGTCACGCTCCTCATGCTCGAGGTCGTGCGCGACTGGCACCTGATGACCGGCCAGCGCATCGGCGTGAAGCCCGCGGGCGGCATCCGCGCCTCGAAGGACGCGATCCGCTACCTCGTGACCGTCGCCGAGACGGTCGGCGAGGAGTGGCTCGTGCCGCACCTGTTCCGCTTCGGCGCGTCGAGCCTCCTCAACGACGTGCTGCTTCAGCGCCAGAAGATGACCACCGGACACTACTCCGGACCCGACTACGTGACGATCGACTGA
- a CDS encoding sugar-binding transcriptional regulator, whose translation MDEIDELLSIRAAELYYEENKTQDEIGQALRLTRWKVGRLLAQAKQRGFIRIEILHPRARRLPIERRLRDERGLTDAIVVSTAGVHSPEELQERTAQAAADYLTALRPVPRTLGVSWGRTLFEISQHLRNGWATGVNVVQINGGVSLNRRAGTAAATAVGIAQKGGGSATLLPSPAILERLATKEAIEADRVVAGVIELARSADAYLFSAGAADHNSVHVESGYLSGADVDVLVQKGAVGDVVGRYIDSDGNIVDPALDARTVGLTLDELRSSPLAIAVIAGEAKHAVADAVVRSGLCSVLVTDEATALHLLDG comes from the coding sequence GTGGACGAGATCGACGAACTCCTCTCGATCCGGGCTGCCGAGCTCTACTACGAGGAGAACAAGACCCAGGACGAGATCGGCCAGGCGCTCCGGCTCACCCGCTGGAAGGTCGGGCGGCTGCTCGCGCAGGCCAAGCAGCGCGGGTTCATCCGCATCGAGATCCTGCATCCGCGGGCCCGTCGCCTGCCCATCGAGCGGCGGCTGCGCGACGAGCGCGGGCTCACCGACGCCATCGTGGTGTCGACCGCGGGCGTGCACTCGCCCGAGGAGCTGCAGGAGCGCACGGCGCAGGCGGCCGCCGACTACCTGACGGCGCTGCGCCCCGTGCCCCGCACGCTCGGCGTGAGCTGGGGCCGCACCCTCTTCGAGATCTCGCAGCACCTGCGCAACGGCTGGGCGACCGGCGTCAACGTCGTGCAGATCAACGGCGGCGTGAGCCTCAATCGCCGGGCCGGCACCGCCGCGGCCACCGCCGTGGGCATCGCGCAGAAGGGCGGCGGCAGCGCCACCCTGCTGCCGAGCCCCGCCATCCTCGAGCGCCTCGCGACGAAGGAGGCCATCGAGGCCGACCGTGTCGTCGCGGGCGTCATCGAGCTCGCCCGTTCGGCCGATGCCTACCTGTTCAGCGCGGGCGCCGCCGACCACAACTCCGTGCACGTCGAGAGCGGCTACCTCTCGGGCGCCGACGTCGACGTGCTGGTGCAGAAGGGGGCCGTCGGCGACGTCGTCGGCCGCTACATCGACTCCGACGGCAATATCGTCGACCCCGCACTCGACGCCCGCACGGTCGGGCTCACGCTCGACGAGCTGCGCAGCTCGCCGCTCGCGATCGCCGTGATCGCGGGCGAGGCCAAGCACGCCGTCGCCGACGCGGTCGTGCGCTCGGGGCTCTGCTCGGTGCTCGTCACCGACGAGGCCACCGCCCTCCACCTCCTCGACGGCTGA
- a CDS encoding aldehyde dehydrogenase family protein, which translates to MSRLAVPKTYKLYINGAFPRSESGRTYEVLKADGGFLANVAKASRKDARDAVVAARGAVGGWGGATAYNRGQVLYRIAELLEGRRAQFVAEIEEAEGVSRAVASAQVDESIDRWVWYAGWADKFAQVAGNANPVAGPYFNISVPEPTGVVAIVAPQDSSLLGFVSAVAPALVAGNSVVVVASERYPLSAISLAEVLATSDVPKGVVNVLTGSTAEIAPWLASHSDVNALDLVGAGDLDWLELEVLAADTLKRVLRPESGPDAAAPALGRISAFTETKTVWHTKSLR; encoded by the coding sequence ATGAGCCGCCTCGCCGTGCCGAAGACGTACAAGCTCTACATCAACGGCGCCTTCCCGCGCAGCGAGTCGGGCCGCACCTACGAGGTGCTGAAGGCCGACGGCGGGTTCCTCGCCAACGTCGCGAAGGCGTCCCGCAAGGACGCCCGCGACGCGGTCGTCGCGGCGCGCGGCGCCGTCGGCGGCTGGGGCGGCGCGACCGCCTACAACCGCGGGCAGGTGCTGTACCGCATCGCCGAGCTCCTCGAGGGGCGTCGGGCGCAGTTCGTCGCCGAGATCGAGGAGGCCGAGGGCGTCTCGCGCGCCGTCGCCTCCGCACAGGTCGACGAGTCGATCGACCGGTGGGTCTGGTACGCGGGGTGGGCCGACAAGTTCGCCCAGGTCGCGGGCAACGCCAACCCGGTGGCCGGCCCGTACTTCAACATCTCGGTTCCCGAGCCCACCGGCGTCGTCGCGATCGTCGCGCCGCAGGACTCGTCGCTCCTCGGCTTCGTCTCGGCCGTCGCGCCGGCGCTCGTCGCGGGCAACTCCGTGGTGGTCGTCGCGAGCGAGCGGTACCCGCTGTCGGCGATCAGCCTGGCCGAGGTGCTCGCCACGAGCGACGTGCCGAAGGGCGTCGTCAACGTGCTCACCGGCTCGACCGCCGAGATCGCGCCGTGGCTCGCGAGCCACAGCGACGTGAACGCGCTCGACCTCGTGGGTGCGGGCGACCTCGACTGGCTCGAGCTCGAGGTCTTGGCGGCCGACACGCTGAAGCGCGTGCTGCGCCCCGAGTCGGGCCCTGATGCCGCGGCGCCCGCGCTCGGGCGGATCAGCGCGTTCACCGAGACGAAGACCGTCTGGCACACGAAGAGCCTGCGCTAG